From the genome of Solanum dulcamara chromosome 12, daSolDulc1.2, whole genome shotgun sequence:
ATCAAAATTTCAATATCAATTCGACAAACACTTAAAGAAATGTCTTATATATATGTCAATTCTCTTAACCCAATACAAAAGACTACTTTTGAAGAGTCACTTACCCCTTGACAAGCTCATTATTGACACATCAGTTGCCACCAGCACAATACACAAGTACATAAATGAGAAAGAAATCATCTTTTGCAAGTCTTGACATAGCCTTAGGGGCAACAAAAGAATACAGTAttcaacaaaaattaaaaacataatggGGAAGCAATTAGGAAAAGGACACAATGTACACCTAGAGTACCATATACATGTCAACAGAAGCGCTTAACTGCCAGTTAAAAAGACACAAAGTACGAAAAAAGGGAAGATCGGTCAAAGTACTaacaaatttgaaataaaacaaaatacgAAAAATATATTGTTAAGAGAGTGAGAAAAACTGCATTTAACTGCAGTCCATCAACGAATCCATAGCAACATTTAAATGCAAAACCATTTGTTTAGAGAAATTGCTGTCTGCTGTTTTGACTACAATACGACTGGTAAACGATGCCACTTACAGTGCCGTGAAAAAAAAACTCTCAACTGACTTACAAGTTAAAAAACAAAATGTCACTTAACGCtttccaccaccaccaccaagcTTAGGTCCTTTCGATGCACCCTTAGAGACGTTACCCTTACCTCCAGCTTTTTGTGACTTGGCCTGCACCTCTGCCTTCTTGGCCTTCTTCTCATCCTTTGTCTTCTTGATCCTTTCCTTGATTTCACTGCACAAAacgattaaaaaaaatgaaaatcaattCACCTccatttaataaagaaaaactGTATGTCAAAAAAATTCAGTTTACAACTATTTCATTTTCCCCATATTCTCCTAAGTCTGTTTCCCAACCATATTAGGTAGTAAGTGTTTTGCATGTAATATCTGACAAAACTTGATACAACGGACTGGCTAAAATTAAGGGACGGGCATGCAGGAAATGGTAGTAACTAACCGGAGAGCAGCCTCCCTAGCAGCATCTCGAACTTCTGGCCTTTCAGTTCTCTTCTTCTGGATAACCTCCAAGGTTGCACCCACAATGGACCTGGAGTAAGGCTTCTTTGTTGTGCGTCGTCTCTTCTTAGCAGCTTCTTGTGCAATATCCTAGAGTCACCATACAAAAATGGAAAATTTTACTAGACATAAGAATATACATACAGTTATCCAAACGATGGCAAGGGTGAAGAGGACTCTGCCACAATACAAATTTGGCAAGAGCTGAAGAAACAGAAAATTGCCATACAGACTAATTATGATCTCAATGCAGGACGAATATATCTATCCTTCAACTTTGCAATTTTTGTGGcagattttaaagaaaaataaagctTGAATATTTTGATCAATGAAGCTTTTATTGAGACTAACCTTCTTGTGTTGCTTCCTATACATAGCTGTCCATGTAAGTTTTGAAGGCTTCAGGCGATTATGGAAGTAGTGTTTGCATTTTGAGTTGACAAATAGAAACACCTAagacaaaaataaaagtgaGAAATGGATAAGAAAACATGACAGTAACACATTCCACTAAGTCACAATCATAAGGAAGGAGATTGTAAGTTCTCTCTGAAAATTACCTGAGAATCTGCACGAATAAATCTGATGCCCCTTCCAGGATATATCTTGGCGCCACTAAAACGACAGAGTTCCGTCCTGAAATCAGAATAAGAATAAAACCCTTGATTTAATCACTTATACTAAAATTTTGTGTAATACAAGGAGAAAAATCCAAACTAAAGGAAGCTAGAAAGTTTTAAGCGACATAACAACTATAATAATTCCTCCGTCATGAGCAGGGACCTTACATACTTCAGTCTGTtcgaaatttttaaaaaaactcagTTTGCaatttctttctctctttttttttcagtttctgCAAGACTTCAACCTTGTTTATATGACTTGTGCTAAATGCAATTAGGTTTTTTCCTATGATATTGAATATTAGTTTTCCAAATCTCTTAAGAACTAGCTTTGCAAAAATGAACGCTCTGAAAGCAACATTCAAAACCATCAAATGCAACTATGAAGCAGCTACTGAGAATTTTCCATTTAAAAAGTGAAATTACACTACAGATTCACATTTCATTATGGAATACAAGTTAGCAAGCAAAAAATATGTCAACAAATGAAGAATTTTATCTACTACCCTCCCTAGAACTAATATTCCGATTAGCAAACGAACGAAATGGATACAAAACAGGTACTTATATAGAAAACGAAAAACACAAAAGCGCCATAGATTTGAATTTATGTATGATAAATTGATAATgaaaacaaacttacaaatgaTCTAACTACGATGAATCTCTGAATGCACGGAATTTACGAGAacaaaatgcaaaaaaaaaacaattaaaaattaaaaaaattaggagcATCTAATATATGCATAAACGTATAAAACAACAAGGACAAATGCAGAGGATTTACTTGAGCACCATTGCTGATACAGCTGCGAGCTTTCTCTGTAGGGATGTTCCAAAAatggagagagaaaaaaaaacctaGTGAAGAAAACCCTTATAGTGGAAACTGGATGAAATATTGGGCCCAAAATAACAGCAAATATATCGTAAGCCCAAGGAGTCATAAGTCTAAAGGCTTCACCATGTATTGGGTCAGTCCAATAATCTTCAAACCAGATTATTACAAAGGCGAAGCATTAGGTTGGATGGGCTTAGGATTGTAAAAGTATTGGGAAAAGTACATTTATTGGACACAAAAAGCAAAGGAAAAATTATCTATCAACACAccttataatttatattactatatttactattattctcTATCATTtgtaaaaatctcaaaaattacttttttttaactCTCTCTCCAACTCATCGATACATCCTTTTCAGTTCTCCCAACTATCCTAAATTCACACCTATTTTCAAGCCACaacttttgtgttttttttttttgaattttcagtCCAAGTTTTACTGAATTTCAAGCTTCTAATTAAGGTAATTCAATTTCTTCATTTCTTGTCATCCCACTTCAATTTCACCTCCTTCTATCTTCCAGTTATTtctatagtaatttttattgtttttactCTTTTGTTCACTGATCAACATATGAATTCTGCTCTATCTTTTAGTGTTGGTCTCACACAGTTGaattaaaatcaagaaattcttattttatcGGGTTCTGATTCATCTTAGGAAGGTTACCACGAGATTAGATctaaacatcgtaacgatcccgTAGTTATAGATAAATTTCGtgcgaaattgaagtcgaaatatCCAGTTTAACAAGCACCCACAGAAGCAAAGGAAAAGATTTAAGGTGTTACAACAAActctaatctcccaaaggtatgagttCATCTAATGTGTAttctgttattttattttttaaattttgatttttttaatacatTTCAATGTATCTTTCTTAAAGTTCGTATGCCGATACATAAGGTTCTGATAtgctttttattattatgtttctaATACAAAGGTCTACtgctttttataatttttatgatacATCATGTACTAATCATGATACATAAGATTTTTCTAATTTTGCGTTATTTATGATACATTAATTTCTGCCTTCGCTATTGTTTTTGATACATAAGGGAAAAATAAAGTGtctcatatcaatatacatAAGCTTTACATGTATATTGATTAGTCATGTACCTGATACATAAAGTCACTTTGTATCATCTTTTCTAATGTATCAtgatatgttatattttcataaaGTCAGATATACAATGTATCAAGTACAAGttgtatttattcatttattttgtcAATGCACGGACTGAAGTACGTCATCAAAAAGATCTCTTTCCACTCTTTGAGATTATAccactaattttattgatgatttcaaatcatcaataggtgaagaaggtatCCGATTGTTTAGGCAAACCATCTTTGGTCACCACCTAGATATGTCACAGTATAATTTTCAAGATCAAATTATCAAATGTCTCTTACTTCTCAATCAAGGAATTTGCTATTATTATCGATTTGCGATGTACCAATAATATCAATGAATTTCAGTACCCGAATGTACCCCTACGAAAATTGTTGTCTAGATATTTC
Proteins encoded in this window:
- the LOC129877672 gene encoding 60S ribosomal protein L24-like codes for the protein MVLKTELCRFSGAKIYPGRGIRFIRADSQVFLFVNSKCKHYFHNRLKPSKLTWTAMYRKQHKKDIAQEAAKKRRRTTKKPYSRSIVGATLEVIQKKRTERPEVRDAAREAALREIKERIKKTKDEKKAKKAEVQAKSQKAGGKGNVSKGASKGPKLGGGGGKR